Proteins from a single region of Aquamicrobium lusatiense:
- a CDS encoding SDR family oxidoreductase → MAAEQGRLAGKIAVITGAGGGFGEGIARLFAAEGAKVGVLDLRGEAAERVAADIGANAVALTADVTSRTQMEEAVQKVVDTFGIPNVFVNNAGWTHRNKPMLEVSEEEFDRVYAINVKSIYHITNIIVPLMRSIGGGSIVNIGSVAGIRPRPGLTWYNSTKGAVNILSQSMAVELAPDKIRVNAICPVMGETGLLEAFMGVPDTPENRARFVATIPMGRMSRPEDIARATLYLASDDAEFITGVLLPVDGGRTV, encoded by the coding sequence ATGGCAGCAGAACAGGGCCGTCTGGCGGGGAAAATCGCCGTCATAACCGGAGCCGGAGGCGGTTTCGGTGAGGGAATCGCAAGGCTTTTCGCCGCCGAGGGCGCAAAGGTCGGCGTGCTCGATCTCAGAGGCGAGGCAGCGGAAAGAGTGGCCGCCGACATCGGCGCCAACGCCGTCGCCCTGACCGCGGACGTCACCTCCCGCACGCAGATGGAAGAAGCGGTGCAGAAGGTGGTCGATACGTTCGGCATTCCCAATGTCTTCGTGAACAACGCCGGCTGGACGCATCGCAACAAGCCGATGCTGGAGGTGAGCGAGGAGGAGTTCGACCGCGTCTATGCGATCAACGTGAAGTCGATCTATCACATCACCAACATCATCGTGCCCCTGATGCGCAGCATTGGCGGCGGCTCGATCGTCAATATCGGCTCGGTTGCCGGCATCCGGCCACGGCCGGGCCTGACCTGGTACAACTCCACCAAGGGCGCCGTGAACATCCTGTCGCAGTCGATGGCCGTGGAGCTTGCGCCCGACAAGATCCGCGTCAATGCCATCTGCCCGGTCATGGGCGAGACGGGGCTTCTGGAAGCTTTCATGGGCGTTCCCGACACGCCGGAAAACCGCGCCCGCTTCGTGGCGACGATTCCGATGGGACGCATGTCGCGCCCTGAAGATATTGCGCGGGCAACGCTCTATCTGGCCTCCGACGACGCCGAGTTCATAACGGGCGTGCTGCTGCCCGTAGACGGTGGGCGAACCGTCTGA
- a CDS encoding LysR substrate-binding domain-containing protein gives MDIRQLRYFIAIVEQGSFSRAAQILHIAQPALSLHVRNIEADLGTQLLFRSPQGVVPTEAGEILLRNARIILDQLVVAEEEIRGHRNDPSGVVRLGLPGTVSEILSVPLITEARRRYPKIQLRIAEAMSGFVLEWMRDARIDLAVIYRKVSDAGLATVELLEEELVFFAPRRGLGEEIALPPSGKPLRLADVAGLPMILPGEDHGLRSLLDQHARAARVEMNVSIEVDSYSNIKELVAAGFGCSVLPLNAVSREVQAGSLRSWSITDPPIRRSVHLASSVERPMTNAVAAIRDLVRELLHELSENGRWAGATAVRESRSDSKGVV, from the coding sequence ATGGACATTCGCCAGCTTCGATACTTCATCGCCATCGTTGAGCAGGGCTCGTTTTCGCGGGCGGCACAGATTCTGCACATAGCGCAACCGGCGCTGTCGCTGCATGTGCGCAACATCGAGGCGGATCTCGGCACGCAATTGCTGTTTCGCAGCCCGCAGGGCGTGGTGCCGACCGAGGCCGGCGAGATCCTGCTGAGGAATGCGCGCATCATTCTCGACCAGCTCGTCGTTGCCGAAGAGGAAATCCGGGGCCACAGGAACGATCCTTCCGGCGTGGTGCGTCTGGGATTGCCGGGGACCGTCAGCGAAATCCTCTCCGTGCCGCTGATCACCGAAGCGCGGCGGCGCTATCCGAAAATCCAGCTTCGCATCGCCGAGGCCATGAGCGGGTTCGTGCTGGAATGGATGCGTGACGCGCGCATCGATCTGGCGGTCATATATCGCAAGGTGTCGGATGCGGGACTGGCGACGGTCGAACTGCTCGAAGAGGAACTTGTATTTTTCGCGCCGCGCCGCGGTCTTGGGGAAGAGATCGCTCTGCCGCCGTCGGGCAAGCCTCTCCGCCTTGCCGATGTGGCGGGGCTGCCGATGATCCTGCCGGGGGAAGACCACGGTCTGCGCTCGCTTCTGGATCAGCATGCCAGGGCCGCCCGCGTGGAGATGAACGTCAGCATCGAGGTCGATTCCTATTCGAACATCAAGGAACTGGTGGCGGCGGGCTTCGGCTGCTCCGTACTGCCTCTGAACGCCGTTTCACGGGAGGTTCAGGCAGGTAGCCTGCGCAGCTGGAGCATCACCGACCCGCCGATCCGCCGCTCTGTTCATCTGGCCTCGTCGGTCGAACGGCCGATGACGAACGCCGTCGCGGCCATACGCGATCTGGTGCGCGAACTGCTGCACGAACTGTCGGAAAACGGCCGTTGGGCCGGCGCCACGGCCGTTCGGGAAAGCCGTTCCGACAGCAAGGGCGTGGTGTAG